One part of the Anopheles coustani chromosome 2, idAnoCousDA_361_x.2, whole genome shotgun sequence genome encodes these proteins:
- the LOC131266217 gene encoding uncharacterized protein LOC131266217, translating into MSEQSDETNKDTLNEYDRHVLEQLVVDTWGLSVATLKRMMYCGIDEISLVLIEDPEINELFSDPRMLGQKILFKHRLRQWRLEQQSILQNAHADQLNGSAIRSIGSNGGVLGRHHHAPANGNPAKRKYPFEVDPIPTLPPSDDEAVSVKMELGTSSPLPAIVPPPFGTLPVLPPLLRRKNSEQQSLQERTSGAIGDIPVRIDKLSLLRLLQSSQSGRWILSSFKPSQPLERRGQTIITHLIVDQFLHFNILFKHRLMCHYASVITELFPAEIKELYYAPRNTVKRNTSGKLFDRYTNQRLRHKNRLPRAKPFVVDEWTEQKTFAELAIMNEAMNGRGDFMGRRLSANGDATGSDDGNVSSDFLQPLTSMYVEGEDQDPMSSGSAVDYSTRETDMPNRE; encoded by the exons ATGTCGGAGCAAAGCGATGAAACCAACAAGGATACGCTCAACGAGTACGATCGGCACGTCTTGGAGCAGCTGGTGGTGGACACATGGGGACTTAGTGTGGCCACGCTCAAGCGCATGATGT ATTGTGGCATTGACGAGATATCATTAGTGTTGATAGAGGACCCGGAAATCAATGAACTGTTTAGCGATCCGCGTATGCTTGGACAGAAAATTCTATTTAAACATCGACTGCGGCAATGGCGCCTGGAGCAACAGAGTATTCTACAAAATGCACACGCTGATCAATTAAATGGCAGTGCGATACGTTCCATCGGTAGCAATGGTGGCGTCCTCGGGCGACATCACCATGCACCAGCAAATGGTAATCCGGCAAAAAGGAAGTACCCGTTCGAAGTCGATCCAATTCCAACGCTGCCACCGTCGGACGACGAAGCGGTCAGCGTAAAGATGGAACTCGGTACTAGCTCCCCATTGCCGGCCATCGTTCCTCCACCGTTTGGCACACTACCTGTTCTTCCTCCGTTGTTAAGGCGAAAAAATTCCGAACAACAATCGCTACAGGAGCGGACGTCCGGCGCCATCGGAGACATTCCGGTGCGGATCGATAAACTTAGTTTGTTACGATTGCTACAATCATCCCAGTCCGGGCGATGGATATTAAGTAGCTTCAAACCGTCGCAGCCGCTCGAGCGGCGGGGACAAACCATCATAACCCATCTGATCGTCGACCAGTTTCTGCACTTTAACATACTGTTCAAGCACCGACTGATGTGCCACTACGCCTCGGTGATAACGGAACTCTTTCCTGCCGAAATCAAAGAGCTTTACTACGCCCCGCGAAACACGGTGAAACGGAACACCTCGGGGAAACTGTTTGACCGCTACACGAATCAGCGGCTGCGCCACAAGAATCGTCTACCGCGCGCAAAACCATTCGTAGTGGACGAATGGACCGAGCAAAAAACGTTTGCCGAATTGGCGATCATGAACGAGGCTATGAACGGTAGGGGAGACTTTATGGGACGGCGTCTGTCGGCGAACGGCGATGCCACCGGTAGTGATGACGGGAACGTAAGCAGTGACTTTTTGCAACCTCTGACGTCGATGTACGTGGAGGGCGAAGACCAGGATCCAATGAGCAGTGGGTCTGCGGTGGATTATTCCACCAGAGAAACCGATATGCCAAATCGAGAGTAA
- the LOC131266590 gene encoding histone H1.03, whose translation MAPKKPSEKPAGQPAEKKEKKPAAAAASGSGEKKAAPEKKAAAPAAAAASKKKAPAPAPETTKAGPSQKKDAKKPAPTTAAAAGKKAAKATATASAAGKKPAEKKKAPAAAPAGKAAAKGAAAKGAKPATKAAAGAKAGKAAAAGAKKPAAGKKAAAPGAKKVAAKGAKGAKGAKVVKGKAATSTTKKGVKKSTKLTRDEIKAKVEKGHAKAKAAALLRAKRAKTKLVKGPYGTVVRKIRTSVTFRRPKTLSLPRRPKYPRKSVAKRNRMDPYNIIKYPLTTEAAMKKIEDNNTLVFQIHLRANKNHVKAAVRKLYDVKVLKINTLVRPDGKKKAYVRLTRDYDALDIANKIGII comes from the exons ATGGCTCCGAAGAAACCGTCTGAGAAGCCCG CCGGCCAACCGgccgaaaagaaagaaaagaaaccggcAGCCGCCGCGGCGTCCGGTTCGGGTGAGAAGAAGGCCGCTCCGGAGAAGAAGGCTGCTGCCCCAGCTGCAGCGGCTGCCTCGAAGAAGAAGGCACCGGCACCTGCTCCGGAAACAACCAAGGCCGGTCCTAGCCAGAAGAAGGATGCCAAGAAGCCAGCCCCGAccactgccgctgctgctggtaaGAAGGCAGCCAAGGCTACCGCTACCGCTTCCGCCGCCGGCAAGAAGCCCGCCGAGAAGAAGAAGGCCCCCGCTGCTGCTCCCGCTGGAAAGGCTGCCGCGAAGGGTGCTGCTGCCAAGGGCGCTAAGCCAGCCACTaaggctgctgctggtgccaAGGCCGGCAAAGCTGCTGCCGCAGGAGCTAAGAAGCCCGCTGCTGGCAAGAAGGCGGCTGCACCTGGAGCCAAGAAGGTTGCCGCCAAGGGGGCAAAGGGTGCCAAGGGTGCTAAGGTCGTGAAGGGTAAGgccgccacctccaccaccaagAAGGGTGTCAAGAAGAGCACGAAGCTGACGCGTGACGAAATCAAGGCTAAGGTTGAGAAGGGACACGCCAAGGCCAAGGCAGCAGCTCTGCTGCGTGCCAAGCGCGCGAAGACCAAG CTTGTGAAGGGACCGTACGGAACCGTTGTCCGAAAGATCCGTACCTCCGTTACGTTCCGTCGGCCAAAAACTCTGAGCCTGCCCCGCCGTCCGAAGTACCCGAGGAAGTCGGTGGCCAAACGTAACCG aatGGATCCGTACAACATCATCAAGTACCCGCTGACCACTGAAGCAgcgatgaagaagatcgaggACAACAACACCCTCGTCTTCCAGATCCACCTGCGCGCCAACAAGAACCACGTGAAGGCTGCCGTCAGGAAGCTGTACGACGTTAAGGTATTGAAGATCAACACGCTGGTGCGACCGGATGGCAAGAAGAAGGCGTACGTGCGACTTACCCGCGACTACGACGCGCTGGACATTGCCAACAAGATCGGCATCATCTAA
- the LOC131264683 gene encoding dynein axonemal intermediate chain 4 — protein MASKDRKQESSSKSVRFYVPSINAGAAIDSKFVVDIVNLAEQRNRVEILIAGSNRTPPNLAPPLHGEDTFLWSGFRDCLQPIDVTMEDGTAPTADKPDAFDNLDHQPNYEGVIDRRSPSLEAGQKTYHVKIRLTETDDIVLFENPSHIVSQDAEEAALVEEQNRLFETRPKAQRTADAEAQTRDLPCKSRSVNTECIHRQDVASFVSNYDMYDTYNDLERHTKEINVAESASKMEITTYSREGMEDIDERLNRNQNFHLSSMILQRLLAGNVYREQQIRFRNMYPPDPCRPDIQYLYRLDVLWTYRTVETLGKAVAGASWCPANGDIVAIAYGIYGHTGSEDRGNGYVYVWNIKNPVNPERRYRFDCPVTCVAFSHRTPQLLAVGLYDGRVQIRDITDATQSPLAVSNRDKFPIYQPVWDLKWVEFDNENKDEVIAVSQNGWVMKYTLTIGEFLAPYPLLRLDRVEGTVEGKLHGADGSGEPVKLQSDLHPQALCVTIHPVKKDKYYIGTDEGAVHWCSINDSFQHLGVWQMHNRGIFCIEFSPWSPKIFLTCSGDWSIRIWIEDLPEPIVTLSTGFAPIQAAYWSPTNSTVIASVTRSGVQLWDIKRRSSKPASETALGGLTTPLTVARFTNCGRSLLVGDAEGKAHICALEDMPFPPHFQYRDLQSAIYGKLVTKPDLLTRVRRMGYLGY, from the exons ATGGCTAGCAAGGATAGAAAACAAGAGTCATCATCAAAGTCGGTACGGTTTTATGTACCCTCGATAAATGCCGGTGCAGCAATTGATAGTAAGTTTGTGGTGGACATTGTGAACCTAGCGGAGCAGCGAAATAGAGTTGAA ATTCTCATTGCCGGGTCCAATCGCACGCCACCCAACCTAGCACCACCATTGCACGGCGAGGACACTTTCTTGTGGAGTGGTTTTCGAGACTGTTTGCAACCAATCGACGTAACGATGGAAGATGGAACAGCACCG ACGGCCGATAAACCAGATGCATTTGATAATCTCGATCACCAGCCAAACTATGAGGGAGTTATTGACCGTCGTAGTCCGTCGTTGGAGGCAGGCCAGAAGACTTACCACGTTAAAATTCGGCTGACAGAAACCGACGACATTGTGCTGTTTGAAAACCCGAGCCATATCGTTTCGCAGGACGCCGAAGAGGCGGCCCTGGTGGAGGAACAGAATCGGCTGTTTGAAACACGACCCAAAGCACAGCGGACGGCGGATGCCGAGGCTCAGACGCGCGATCTGCCGTGCAAGTCACGCTCGGTCAACACAGAATGCATTCACCGGCAGGACGTGGCATCATTCGTGTCCAACTACGACATGTACGACACGTACAACGATCTCGAGCGACACACCAAGGAGATCAATGTGGCCGAATCGGCATCAAAAATGGAAATCACCACCTACTCGCGGGAAGGCATGGAGGACATCGACGAGCGGCTGAACCGGAACCAGAACTTCCACCTGTCGTCGATGATCCTACAGCGTCTTCTGGCGGGCAATGTGTACCGTGAGCAGCAGATCCGATTCCGCAACATGTACCCCCCGGATCCGTGCCGGCCCGACATCCAATATCTCTATCGGTTGGATGTGCTCTGGACGTACCGAACCGTGGAAACGCTCGGGAAGGCTGTCGCAGGCGCCAGCTGGTGTCCAGCGAATGGGGACATCGTAGCTATCGCGTACGGTATCTACGGTCACACGGGCAGCGAGGATCGGGGCAATGGGTACGTTTACGTGTGGAACATTAAGAACCCGGTGAATCCGGAACGACGCTACCGGTTCGACTGTCCAGTGACTTGCGTGGCCTTTTCTCACCGTACGCCACAGCTGTTGGCGGTTGGTCTGTACGATGGGCGAGTTCAGATTCGCGACATTACTGACGCCACCCAAAGCCCATTGGCCGTGTCGAATCGCGACAAGTTCCCAATCTACCAGCCCGTCTGGGACTTGAAGTGGGTCGAGTTCGACAACGAGAACAAGGACGAGGTGATAGCCGTGTCGCAGAACGGGTGGGTCATGAAGTACACGCTCACTATTGGCGAATTCCTAGCACCGTATCCGCTGCTTCGACTGGACCGGGTGGAAGGAACCGTCGAAGGGAAGCTTCATGGGGCCGACGGTTCCGGTGAACCGGTCAAACTTCAATCGGACCTACACCCGCAAGCACTGTGCGTCACCATTCATCCGGTGAAGAAGGACAAGTACTACATCGGCACGGACGAGGGCGCCGTTCACTGGTGCAGCATCAACGACTCGTTCCAGCATCTCGGCGTCTGGCAGATGCACAACCGGGGTATCTTCTGCATCGAGTTCTCACCCTGGAGCCCGAAGATTTTCCTCACGTGCAGCGGTGACTGGAGTATACGCATCTGGATCGAGGATCTCCCAGAACCGATCGTAACGCTGAGCACCGGATTTGCACCGATCCAGGCAGCCTACTGGTCACCGACCAACAGCACCGTCATTGCCAGTGTTACACGCAGCGGTGTACAGTTGTGGGACATAAAGCGACGCAGCTCCAAGCCAGCTTCAGAGACAGCCCTAGGCGGTCTAACGACACCCCTAACGGTGGCACGCTTTACCAACTGTGGCCGCTCTCTGCTGGTCGGCGATGCAGAAGGAAAAGCTCACATCTGCGCCCTTGAGGACATGCCATTCCCACCGCACTTCCAGTATAGAGATCTCCAGTCGGCAATCTACGGGAAACTTGTCACCAAGCCAGACCTTCTGACGCGCGTCCGTCGGATGGGATACTTGGGCTACTAA
- the LOC131265818 gene encoding ras-related protein Rab-36 — translation MPIYRKNKRPKATASYEVLNNNVDYGTRRIEQLPRPYSCQVTPYRELDFSERTKRAAQAVVPFFLGPCKAIFIGDVAIGKTSLVNRFCHEAFDGDYTATIGLDFEVERFQILNQAYTLQIWDTAGHERFKCIAQSYYRNANVIVIAFDMTRPESLLNGKRWLDEALRLNQGPVLKFLVGTKKDLLSDQALCDIELEAIKMAYDINAEYWPVSARTGENVTKFFRRLTALAFDHGVQRAMETNDSLLQPPGNSLLNLYFLRKEKKEKKFLKCFTCTIN, via the exons ATGCCGATctataggaaaaataaacgacCAAAGGCAACCGCCAGCTACGAGGTGCTGAACAACAACGTCGACTATGGAACGCGCCGCATCGAGCAGCTTCCGCGTCCGTACAGCTGTCAGGTAACGCCCTACCGGGAGCTGGACTTTAGCGAGCGAACGAAGCGGGCGGCTCAGGCCGTGGTGCCGTTCTTTCTCGGCCCGTGCAAGGCCATCTTCATCGGGGATGTGGCGATCGGCAAGACGTCGCTGGTGAATCGTTTCTGCCACGAGGCGTTCGACGGTGACTATACGGCCACGATCGGGCTGGACTTTGAGGTGGAACGGTTTCAGATCCTCAACCAAGCTTATACGTTACAAAT CTGGGATACGGCGGGACATGAGCGGTTCAAGTGTATTGCCCAATCCTACTACCGTAATGCGAACGTCATCGTAATCGCGTTCGATATGACCCGTCCGGAATCGCTACTCAACGGGAAACGATGGCTAGACGAGGCGCTACGACTCAACCAGGGCCCCGTATTAAAGTTTCTAGTCGGTACAAAGAAGGATCTGTTG TCCGATCAGGCACTCTGTGATATCGAGCTGGAGGCAATCAAAATGGCGTACGACATTAACGCTGAGTACTGGCCCGTGTCGGCACGCACCGGCGAAAATGTGACCAAATTCTTCCGCCGCCTGACTGCCCTCGCCTTCGACCATGGAGTCCAGAGGGCGATGGAAACGAATGACTCACTGCTACAACCACCCGGCAATAGTTTGCTAA ATCTCTATTTCTTGCGAAAagagaagaaggagaaaaagtttCTCAAATGTTTCACCTGTACaataaactaa